One Solea senegalensis isolate Sse05_10M linkage group LG13, IFAPA_SoseM_1, whole genome shotgun sequence DNA segment encodes these proteins:
- the sumf2 gene encoding inactive C-alpha-formylglycine-generating enzyme 2, giving the protein MNFKIVSWISAMFLLAATADEMVNIPGGKMLMGTSAVDGRDGESPTKEVELGPLKIDKYPVTNVDFREFVRAQKYKTEAETFGWSFVFQDFVSEELKSKVTQKIESAPWWLPIERAFWRQPAGPGSGIRERLDFPVVQVSWNDAQAFCQWKGKRLPTEEEWEWAARGGLQGRIYPWGNKFQGKRTNLWQGSFPDGDTAEDGHHGLSPVTAFPPQNSYGLYDMMGNTWEWTSTPFPGANQMYVLRGASWIDTADGSANHKARITTRMGNTPDSASDNLGFRCVVDKGQKQGEKKAEL; this is encoded by the exons ATGAACTTTAAAATAGTATCTTGGATTTCTGCAATGTTTTTATTGGCAGCGACAG CAGATGAGATGGTGAATATACCAGGAGGAAAGATGTTGATGGGAACCAGTGCAGTCGATGGGAGAGACGGAGAGTCTCCCACCAAAGAGGTTGAACTGGGTCctttaaaaatagacaaatatcCCGTCACAAATGTGGACTTCAG AGAATTTGTGAGAGCACAGAAGTACAAAACTGAAGCGGAGACGTTTGGCTGGAGCTTTGTGTTTCAAGACTTTGTGTCGGAGGAGCTGAAGAGCAAAGTCACACAGAAGATTGAG TCTGCTCCTTGGTGGCTGCCTATAGAACGAGCGTTTTGGAGACAG CCTGCAGGACCAGGTTCAGGCATTCGTGAGCGCCTGGACTTCCCTGTGGTTCAGGTGAGCTGGAACGACGCTCAGGCCTTTTGCCAATGGAAGGGCAAACGACTGCCGACTGAGGAGGAGTGGGAGTGGGCTGCACGTGGGGGTCTGCAAG GTCGAATTTATCCGTGGGGAAACAAGTTCCAGGGCAAGAGGACCAACCTGTGGCAG GGATCATTTCCTGACGGAGACACTGCAGAAGACGGTCACCACGGCCTTTCTCCTGTCACAGCATTTCCTCCTCAGAACAGCTAtg GACTCTATGACATGATGGGAAACACATGGGAATGGACGTCCACGCCTTTTCCTGGAGCGAATCAGATGTACGTGCTGCGCGGCGCCTCGTGGATCGACACAGCGGACGGGTCGGCCAATCACAAGGCTCGGATCACAACCAG gATGGGAAACACTCCTGATTCGGCCTCTGACAACCTGGGATTCAGGTGTGTTGTCGACAAGGGACAGAAACAAGGGGAGAAGAAAGCCGAGCTGTag
- the LOC122779832 gene encoding protein NipSnap homolog 2-like isoform X1, producing the protein MASRVLQKVSRGLNETKNGVLTNGGIPFAARGFSGVREDSWFKSLFVRKVDPRKDAHSHLLAKKEDNNLYKIQFHNVKPECLDAYNELCENVLPSIHANPEYPCELVGTWNTWYGEQDQAVHLWRYRGGYPALTEVMNKLRQNKDFMDYRSERGKMLLSRRNQLLLEFSFWNEPVPRSGPNIYELRSYQLRPGTMIEWGNYWARAIDIRQKNHEAVGGFFSQIGSLYTVHHLWAYKDLQSREDTRNAAWNREGWDEVVYYTVPLIQHMESRIMIPMKTSPLK; encoded by the exons ATGGCGTCCCGAGTCCTTCAAAAAGTGAGCCGCGGCCTTAATGAGACGAAAAACGGGGTTCTGACGAACGGAGGAATCCCATTCGCCGCGAG GGGCTTTTCTGGTGTTCGTGAAGACAGCTGGTTCAAGTCTCTGTTTGTTCGAAAGGTTGACCCAAGAAAAGATGCTCATTCTCATCTGCTCgcaaagaaagaagacaacaatCTCTACAaaatacagt ttCACAATGTCAAGCCCGAATGTCTCGATGCTTACAATGAACTTTG TGAGAATGTCTTGCCCTCCATTCACGCTAACCCTGAATACCCCTGTGAGCTTGTTGGCACCTGGAACACGTGGTATGGAGAGCAAGATCAGGCAG TTCACCTGTGGAGATATCGGGGAGGATACCCGGCTCTCACCGAAGTCATGAACAAACTCAGGCAGAATAAG GACTTTATGGACTACAGGAGCGAGAGGGGAAAGATGCTGCTGTCTCGTAGAAACCAGTTGCTGCTCGAGTTCAGTTTCTGGAATGAACCCGTCCCTCGTTCAGGACCTAACATCTATGAGCTCAGGTCATACCAACTCAGG CCTGGAACAATGATTGAATGGGGAAACTACTG GGCGCGTGCTATTGACATTCGCCAGAAGAACCACGAGGCAGTCGGAGGCTTCTTCTCCCAGATAGGAAGTCTGTACACGGTTCATCATTTATGGG CTTATAAAGATCTGCAATCCAGAGAAGACACCAGAAATGCAGCTTGGAACCGTGAAGGCTGGGATGAGGTTGTTTATTACACTG TCCCTCTTATTCAACACATGGAATCTAGAATAATGATTCCCATGAAGACTTCTCCCTTGAAGTAA
- the mrps17 gene encoding 28S ribosomal protein S17, mitochondrial, translated as MSVKQASVHAKWIIGRVMGTKMHKTAKVRVTRLVLDPYLLKYYNKRKTYFAHDALQQCTVGDIVLLKALPEARSKHVKHELAEIVYKVGRVVDPLTGKRVAEREFLEPLTDLPLDMEEEMTLSEKLQELNITAASSGADSTSTQTPAP; from the exons ATGTCGGTGAAGCAGGCATCAGTCCATGCCAAATGGATTATCGGCAGAGTAATGGGGACCAAGATGCACAAAACTGCCAAAGTGAGAGTCACAAGACTGGTGCTGGACCCTTACTTGCTCAAG TACTACAACAAGAGGAAGACCTATTTTGCCCATGATGCTTTGCAACAGTGCACTGTGGGAGACATTGTCCTTCTCAAAGCTCTGCCGGAGGCCAGGTCCAAACATGTGAAACATGAACTGGCTGAGATAGTGTATAAAGTAGGTCGGGTGGTCGACCCACTGACAGGAAAGAGGGTTGCGGAAAGAGAGTTTCTGGAGCCGCTGACTGACCTTCCACTTGACATGGAAGAGGAGATGACATTATCAGAAAAACTGCAGGAGCTCAACATCACTGCGGCTTCCAGTGGAGCTGATTCCACATCAACACAAACTCCAGCTCCATGA
- the LOC122779832 gene encoding protein NipSnap homolog 2-like isoform X2, with protein MASRVLQKVSRGLNETKNGVLTNGGIPFAARGFSGVREDSWFKSLFVRKVDPRKDAHSHLLAKKEDNNLYKIQFHNVKPECLDAYNELCENVLPSIHANPEYPCELVGTWNTWYGEQDQAVHLWRYRGGYPALTEVMNKLRQNKDFMDYRSERGKMLLSRRNQLLLEFSFWNEPVPRSGPNIYELRSYQLRPGTMIEWGNYWYRAHSGEVAGVTLAVLLCWPVCLGV; from the exons ATGGCGTCCCGAGTCCTTCAAAAAGTGAGCCGCGGCCTTAATGAGACGAAAAACGGGGTTCTGACGAACGGAGGAATCCCATTCGCCGCGAG GGGCTTTTCTGGTGTTCGTGAAGACAGCTGGTTCAAGTCTCTGTTTGTTCGAAAGGTTGACCCAAGAAAAGATGCTCATTCTCATCTGCTCgcaaagaaagaagacaacaatCTCTACAaaatacagt ttCACAATGTCAAGCCCGAATGTCTCGATGCTTACAATGAACTTTG TGAGAATGTCTTGCCCTCCATTCACGCTAACCCTGAATACCCCTGTGAGCTTGTTGGCACCTGGAACACGTGGTATGGAGAGCAAGATCAGGCAG TTCACCTGTGGAGATATCGGGGAGGATACCCGGCTCTCACCGAAGTCATGAACAAACTCAGGCAGAATAAG GACTTTATGGACTACAGGAGCGAGAGGGGAAAGATGCTGCTGTCTCGTAGAAACCAGTTGCTGCTCGAGTTCAGTTTCTGGAATGAACCCGTCCCTCGTTCAGGACCTAACATCTATGAGCTCAGGTCATACCAACTCAGG CCTGGAACAATGATTGAATGGGGAAACTACTG gtacagAGCACACTCAGGGGAAGTGGCAGGAGTGACACTCGCTGTGCTCCTCTGCTGGCCTGTCTGCCTCGGTGTTTAA
- the cct6a gene encoding T-complex protein 1 subunit zeta has product MSAVKALNPKAEVARAQAALAVNISAARGLQDVLRSNLGPKGTMKMLVSGAGDIKLTKDGNVLLHEMQIQHPTASLIAKVVTAQDDITGDGTTSSVLISGELLKQADLYVSEGLHPRIIVEGFEAAKEKSLAVLEELKVTQEMNRETLINVARTSLRTKVHAELADLLTEAVVDAVLAIAKPNEAIDLYMVEIMEMKHKTDCDTQLIRGLVLDHGARHPDMKKRVEDAYVLTCNVSLEYEKTEVNSGFFYKSAGEREKLVAAERKFIEDRVRKIVALKNQVCPDGEKGFVVINQKGVDPFSLDALAKEGIVALRRAKRRNMERLSLACGGIAMNSVDDLTPDCLGHAGLVYEHTLGEQKYTFIEKCSNPRSVTLLVKGPNTHTITQIKDAVRDGLRAVKNAIEDGSVVAGAGAFEVAVADALVKHKPSVKGRAQLGVQAFADALLVIPKVLAQNSGYDPQETLLKLQTEYKESGQLVGVDLSTGEPIVAGEAGIWDNYSVKKQLLHSCAVIANNILLVDEIMRAGMSSLRG; this is encoded by the exons ATGTCTGCCGTGAAAGCTCTAAATCCCAAAGCAGAGGTGGCCAGGGCCCAGGCCGCACTGGCGGTTAACATCAGTGCCGCCCGGGGACTCCAGGACGTGCTGAGGAGTAACCTGGGACCGAAAGGGACCATGAAAAT GCTGGTGTCTGGTGCAGGAGACATAAAGCTAACCAAAGATGGCAACGTCTTGCTCCACGAGATG cAAATTCAGCACCCAACCGCATCACTCATCGCAAAGGTTGTCACTGCACAGGATGACATCACAGGAGATGGAACAACCTCCAGTGTCCTCATCAGTGGTGAATTGCTGAAGCAGGCTGACCTTTATGTATCAGAG GGTCTTCATCCAAGGATCATTGTTGAGGGCTTTGAGGCAGCAAAAGAGAAATCACTGGCTGTTCTTGAAGAGTTGAAGGTGACTCAGGAAATGAACAGAGAGACCCTCATCAACGTTGCAAGAACATCCCTGAGGACCAAGGTCCATGCTGAGCTGGCAGACCTTCTTACTGAG gCTGTAGTAGATGCTGTGCTGGCTATTGCCAAGCCCAATGAAGCCATTGACCTGTACATGGTAGAAATCATGGAGATGAAGCATAAGACCGACTGCGATACACA ACTGATCAGAGGTTTGGTGTTGGACCATGGTGCTCGACACCCAGACATGAAGAAGAGGGTCGAGGATGCCTATGTATTGACTTGCAACGTCTCTTTGGAGTATGAAAAGACGGAAGTCAACTCTGGCTTCTTCTACAAGAGtgcaggagagagggagaagcttgTGGCCGCAGAGAGGAAGTTCATCGAGGATCGTGTGCGGAAGATCGTTGCCCTAAAGAACCAAGTCTGTCCTGATGGGGAGAAGGGTTTTGTTGTCATTAATCAGAAG GGTGTTGACCCTTTCTCCCTGGACGCCCTAGCCAAGGAAGGTATTGTAGCTCTGCGCAGGGCAAAGAGGAGGAACATGGAAAG ACTCTCCCTTGCTTGTGGTGGCATTGCCATGAATTCTGTTGATGACCTCACTCCTGATTGTTTGGGACACGCTGGCTTGGTCTATGAACACACACTG GGAGAGCAGAAGTACACGTTCATTGAGAAATGTAGCAACCCTCGCTCAGTTACCCTGCTGGTGAAGggacccaacacacacaccatcacacagATCAAAGATGCTGTCAGGGATGGATTGCGGGCAGTTAAGAACGCCATAGAAgatg GCAGTGTCGTGGCTGGCGCAGGTGCATTTGAGGTGGCTGTGGCTGATGCTCTGGTCAAACACAAGCCCAGTGTGAAAGGCAGAGCTCAGCTGGGAGTCCAAGCATTTGCAGATGCTCTCCTAGTTATCCCCAAG GTTTTGGCCCAGAACTCTGGCTATGACCCACAGGAAACACTTCTGAAGCTGCAGACAGAGTACAAAGAGTCCGGTCAGCTTGTTGGAGTCGATCTCAGCACAG GGGAACCCATTGTGGCAGGGGAAGCGGGTATCTGGGACAATTACAGTGTGAAGAAGCAGCTCCTCCATTCATG CGCTGTGATTGCCAACAACATTCTGCTGGTAGATGAGATCATGCGAGCTGGGATGTCTTCTCTCAGAGGTTAA